The following are encoded together in the Rhizobium brockwellii genome:
- a CDS encoding TetR/AcrR family transcriptional regulator has protein sequence MAAQKKITRAEQKALRPIQILDAAFEEFVRSGFTGTRVEDIADRVGVTKGTVYVYFETKEKLFEAMINHFSVPFQELLGITEGLSGSANDRLLSILGLLYEQIAEDRTTRELTRLVIAEGHRFPDLIDRHHDQFIEPIIAKVDALILEGVASGEFREIPVEFSEIVVAPILTTTVLRLIFDDRRVPTPNKEAFLRAYFDLLLNGLLAKN, from the coding sequence ATGGCAGCTCAGAAGAAGATCACCCGCGCGGAACAGAAAGCGCTGCGGCCCATCCAGATCCTGGATGCCGCCTTCGAGGAATTCGTGAGGAGCGGTTTCACCGGCACGCGCGTCGAAGACATCGCCGACAGGGTCGGCGTCACCAAGGGTACGGTGTATGTCTACTTCGAGACGAAGGAGAAGCTTTTCGAAGCCATGATCAACCACTTCTCCGTGCCGTTTCAGGAACTGCTGGGGATCACCGAGGGCCTCAGCGGCAGCGCCAACGACCGGCTGCTTTCCATTCTCGGCCTGCTCTACGAACAAATCGCCGAGGATCGCACGACCCGCGAGCTGACGCGGCTCGTCATTGCCGAAGGACACCGGTTCCCCGACCTGATCGACCGCCACCACGATCAGTTCATCGAGCCGATCATCGCCAAGGTCGACGCTCTCATTCTGGAGGGTGTGGCGTCGGGGGAGTTTCGCGAAATTCCGGTGGAATTCTCGGAAATCGTGGTCGCGCCCATCCTGACGACGACGGTTCTGCGGCTGATATTCGACGACCGCCGCGTGCCCACTCCCAACAAGGAGGCCTTCCTACGGGCCTATTTCGACCTGCTACTCAATGGCCTGCTTGCCAAGAACTGA